Proteins encoded together in one Bacteroidetes Order II. bacterium window:
- the rseP gene encoding RIP metalloprotease RseP, protein MQDILSSLGSVGNVLTYVFWVILALFILVLVHEMGHFLSAKAFGMRVERFSIGFPPKILGKQIGETEYVIGATPLGGYVKISGMIDESMDTGFVEGVPEPWEFRAKPVWQKMVVITAGVIFNMILAIIIFSTLKLTYGEPYIPIEQIAQFSVEEGSLAYDMGLRTGDRIVAVNGKQVKRHTDILNIGVLMADNPSITVNRNGNKITLNAPPAMVSKLSKAQGNFGITPYFHSRIGEVVPDMPAEKAGLKANDKIVGINGNPIRFWEEMTDALKNSQGKPLDVKWVRSAKNGVNDTLSATIVPKKEGESYLLGVGRSATAIEYFSLGGAIAAGTRETWTNATGTLLMFKKLIMGQENVRDALGGPVMIARETKRAADQGAYSFWRIVALLSVTLAVVNILPIPALDGGHLVFLIYEAIARKEPSPRFRMIAQQVGMVLLLALMVFLVFNDVLRIL, encoded by the coding sequence ATGCAGGATATATTGAGTTCTTTAGGCTCTGTTGGAAATGTATTAACCTATGTTTTCTGGGTGATTCTCGCACTGTTTATTCTGGTGCTGGTTCATGAAATGGGGCACTTCCTCTCTGCCAAAGCATTTGGAATGCGGGTAGAGCGGTTTTCAATCGGTTTTCCTCCCAAGATTCTTGGTAAACAAATCGGTGAAACGGAGTATGTAATTGGGGCAACCCCTTTAGGGGGGTACGTCAAAATCTCTGGAATGATTGATGAGAGTATGGATACCGGCTTTGTGGAAGGGGTACCTGAGCCTTGGGAATTCCGGGCCAAGCCAGTCTGGCAAAAGATGGTGGTCATAACCGCCGGGGTTATTTTTAACATGATTCTCGCAATCATTATCTTTTCTACCCTCAAACTTACGTATGGCGAACCATATATCCCGATTGAGCAAATTGCGCAGTTTTCGGTGGAGGAAGGCTCTTTGGCCTATGATATGGGGCTGCGGACGGGGGACCGCATCGTTGCCGTGAATGGGAAACAGGTGAAACGACATACCGATATCTTGAATATTGGTGTCTTGATGGCCGATAATCCTTCGATTACAGTGAATCGGAATGGTAATAAAATTACCTTGAATGCCCCTCCGGCGATGGTTTCTAAACTATCCAAAGCACAAGGAAATTTTGGGATCACGCCCTATTTCCATTCTCGCATTGGCGAAGTGGTTCCAGACATGCCCGCAGAAAAAGCAGGGCTTAAGGCAAATGACAAAATTGTGGGGATTAACGGAAATCCGATTCGCTTCTGGGAAGAAATGACGGATGCGCTTAAAAACTCCCAAGGCAAACCGCTGGACGTTAAATGGGTACGGAGTGCGAAAAATGGCGTCAATGATACGCTTTCTGCGACCATCGTTCCCAAGAAAGAAGGCGAGTCATACTTATTGGGTGTTGGACGATCTGCAACTGCAATTGAATACTTTTCGTTGGGAGGAGCCATTGCCGCAGGTACACGCGAAACCTGGACCAATGCTACGGGAACGCTGCTGATGTTCAAAAAACTGATCATGGGTCAGGAAAATGTCCGGGATGCGCTTGGTGGCCCTGTGATGATTGCGCGAGAAACCAAACGCGCAGCAGACCAAGGGGCTTATTCTTTCTGGCGTATCGTGGCCTTGCTTTCCGTCACCCTTGCCGTTGTCAATATCCTGCCTATTCCGGCGCTGGATGGTGGACATCTGGTCTTTTTGATCTATGAAGCCATTGCCCGAAAAGAACCTTCGCCGCGCTTCCGGATGATTGCACAGCAGGTGGGGATGGTTCTCTTGCTTGCATTGATGGTTTTCTTGGTATTTAATGATGTCTTACGCATTCTGTAA
- a CDS encoding CotH kinase family protein, whose product MQFTSGGTMLKTGGRDLGGLYDESIIRTIELNFSESNWWALLTQNYASKTDLIGTMTVGGQTFQKVGVRFKGQTSYNTGTSQKKSFNITLDAQVEDQNWLGYKTLNLNNAFDDHSFMREVLYLKQIRKHIPAAQANYVKLMINGVDWGIYANVQQLDKAFIREWFRNDNGTRWRADAPTTGTGGPGGPGGGGWGDGTAAINYLGTDTTAYQKYYTLKSTKRSKPWEDLVQAAATLNNTTLTDRTTQYPVSLDVDRILWHLASEDLFSDDDSYIYKGKMDYYLYWDKETGRLLTHEYDGNSVMKSNTSSWSPFYNETKVNYPLMNKVLAVPAYRQRYLAHLRTLMKDAFDPVSIGAQIDTYFNLIKEPINADPKKRMTYTAFTNEIQVLKNFVNNRRTALLANAEVSRTGITLDGVTLTSDLGAGKAPAPLKPARITVRATGNAKGINLYFGNGLEGTFTQVAMVDDGLHNDGAAGDQVYGAEIPGYGAGSCVRYYFEGIANDGFQTATYLPEGAEHELYVYQVPIQAISATTVVINELMAQNTKTVADEVGEYEDWIELYNTTNSNIDLSGYFLTDKEDNIGKWTLPNGTIIPANGYLIVWADENGSQGALHANFKLSASGEAVILSDPAKQIVDQVTFGVQEADKSYARNPNGIGNFVIQNPTFKNDNTGTTATQTEPIARFQLATYPNPVRDQLHVKVQSVSNKPVALKLYNILGQMVWQGEAQDQILVNLSGFPTGLYILRSPSHQQKVMVVR is encoded by the coding sequence ATGCAGTTCACTTCAGGCGGTACCATGTTGAAAACAGGAGGCCGTGACTTGGGCGGTTTATACGACGAAAGCATCATCCGAACCATTGAATTGAATTTCTCCGAATCCAATTGGTGGGCGCTACTCACCCAAAATTACGCCTCTAAAACGGATCTGATTGGTACAATGACCGTAGGTGGGCAGACCTTTCAAAAAGTAGGTGTTCGCTTTAAGGGACAAACCTCTTATAATACCGGAACTTCCCAAAAAAAATCGTTTAACATTACGCTGGATGCGCAGGTAGAAGACCAAAACTGGTTGGGCTACAAAACCTTGAACCTGAACAATGCGTTTGATGATCATTCATTTATGCGGGAAGTGCTATACCTCAAGCAAATCCGGAAGCACATTCCGGCTGCACAAGCGAATTATGTGAAGCTAATGATCAACGGCGTAGATTGGGGAATTTATGCCAATGTACAGCAGTTGGACAAAGCCTTTATCCGAGAATGGTTTCGGAACGACAATGGGACCCGGTGGCGTGCAGATGCACCCACAACCGGAACGGGTGGACCTGGTGGGCCTGGGGGTGGTGGCTGGGGCGATGGAACAGCTGCCATCAACTATTTAGGGACCGATACCACAGCCTACCAAAAATACTATACCCTGAAATCAACAAAAAGGAGCAAGCCTTGGGAGGATTTGGTGCAGGCCGCTGCCACTCTCAACAATACGACATTGACAGACCGTACCACACAATATCCGGTTTCACTTGATGTGGATCGGATTCTATGGCACTTGGCCAGTGAAGACCTGTTTTCGGATGATGATAGCTACATCTACAAAGGGAAAATGGACTATTATCTGTATTGGGATAAAGAAACAGGACGATTGCTGACGCATGAATACGACGGAAATAGCGTTATGAAGTCCAATACTTCATCATGGAGTCCGTTTTATAATGAAACCAAGGTCAATTACCCGCTCATGAACAAAGTCTTGGCTGTACCCGCTTATCGCCAGCGGTATTTGGCTCATCTGCGGACTTTGATGAAAGATGCGTTCGATCCAGTTTCGATTGGGGCACAGATTGATACATATTTCAACTTGATTAAAGAGCCGATAAATGCAGACCCCAAAAAACGCATGACCTACACAGCTTTTACGAATGAAATTCAGGTGCTAAAAAATTTTGTCAATAACCGGAGAACGGCACTATTGGCCAATGCAGAGGTGAGCCGGACCGGAATTACCTTAGATGGCGTAACCCTGACATCCGATTTGGGTGCTGGGAAAGCGCCTGCGCCATTAAAACCTGCCCGGATTACCGTCAGGGCAACCGGAAATGCCAAAGGGATAAACCTATATTTTGGAAATGGTTTGGAGGGTACATTTACACAAGTGGCTATGGTTGACGATGGCTTACATAATGATGGGGCAGCCGGTGACCAAGTCTATGGAGCCGAAATTCCGGGCTATGGTGCGGGTTCCTGTGTACGATATTATTTTGAAGGCATTGCAAATGATGGTTTTCAAACAGCAACGTATCTGCCGGAAGGAGCTGAACACGAACTGTATGTTTATCAAGTACCCATTCAAGCGATCTCAGCTACAACGGTGGTCATCAATGAACTGATGGCGCAAAACACAAAAACAGTTGCCGACGAAGTTGGGGAGTATGAAGACTGGATCGAACTATACAATACAACGAATTCTAATATTGACTTAAGTGGTTATTTTTTAACGGATAAAGAAGATAATATAGGAAAATGGACGTTGCCTAATGGCACCATTATTCCGGCAAACGGATACCTAATTGTATGGGCAGACGAGAACGGAAGCCAAGGTGCGCTCCATGCAAACTTTAAGTTATCGGCATCCGGTGAAGCAGTTATCTTGTCTGATCCTGCCAAACAAATTGTGGATCAGGTAACATTTGGTGTACAGGAAGCAGATAAAAGCTATGCCCGAAACCCAAATGGAATAGGTAATTTTGTGATACAAAATCCAACATTCAAAAACGACAATACCGGAACAACCGCTACCCAAACCGAACCCATTGCACGTTTTCAACTCGCCACCTACCCTAATCCGGTCCGCGACCAACTTCATGTAAAAGTTCAATCGGTCTCTAACAAACCTGTTGCCCTTAAACTCTATAATATTCTGGGCCAGATGGTTTGGCAGGGCGAAGCACAAGATCAGATTTTGGTAAACCTGTCAGGATTTCCAACAGGTCTGTATATCTTGAGAAGCCCAAGCCATCAACAAAAAGTGATGGTGGTGCGCTAA
- a CDS encoding OmpH family outer membrane protein — protein sequence MNHIKKAFFLLVVLLGVSQSPVAAQTPKIGYTEPGLILTQMPEYRLVLQKLDAEYQMSDAEIRLKAQEFQTKLDDYQRKAAFMSDSTKAQTERELTSLQEAVQQMQQDKTQLLRQKESEMLQPLFDKISEAINTVAKEKNLEYVFSTRVSESGPVLLYSKDESADITRAVMEKLGIKVEAATPAANKPASNGNRPAPSGNNKPKN from the coding sequence ATGAACCACATTAAAAAGGCGTTTTTCCTCTTGGTCGTGCTCCTAGGAGTAAGCCAATCCCCAGTAGCAGCACAAACCCCAAAAATCGGTTATACTGAGCCGGGGCTTATTCTAACCCAAATGCCGGAGTATCGCTTAGTTTTACAAAAGTTAGATGCCGAATACCAGATGAGCGACGCCGAAATCCGCCTCAAAGCCCAGGAGTTTCAGACTAAATTGGACGACTATCAGCGGAAAGCCGCTTTTATGTCGGACTCTACGAAGGCACAAACCGAACGGGAACTCACTTCGTTGCAGGAAGCGGTCCAGCAAATGCAGCAGGACAAAACCCAATTGCTGCGTCAAAAAGAAAGTGAAATGCTTCAACCACTTTTTGACAAAATCTCGGAGGCCATCAATACCGTTGCAAAAGAGAAAAATTTAGAATATGTCTTCTCTACACGAGTTTCGGAGTCTGGGCCAGTGTTGCTTTATTCCAAAGACGAGTCTGCCGACATCACACGGGCCGTAATGGAGAAGTTGGGCATCAAAGTAGAGGCAGCAACTCCTGCCGCCAATAAACCTGCTTCCAACGGGAACAGGCCTGCCCCTTCGGGCAACAATAAGCCCAAAAACTAA
- a CDS encoding 1-deoxy-D-xylulose-5-phosphate reductoisomerase, translating into MLPNHTFYTSHESEPLRNLVVLGSTGSIGTQTLEIACLFPENIRIVALTAGKNADLLIRQAQQFKPKLVVIGDETQYAYVREALHGTPTRVATGAEGIEEAAIHPDANLVVAAMVGYAGLAPTIAAMKAGKDIALANKETLVVAGKLIAELARQTGTAVLPVDSEHSAIFQCLLGEPEKAVETLILTASGGPFRTRSASDFATITKAEALKHPNWDMGAKITIDSATMMNKGLEVIEARWLFDIEPEKIQVVVHPQSIIHSMVLFCDGSTKAQLGVPDMKVPIQYALTYPRRWAAPHERLNWSQIRSLEFETPDFDKFPSLRLAFESLDRGGVAPAVLNAANEVAVGLFLQETIRFADIPALVEKALGRIQHEGGIDLDVLRSVDSETRRFVGELV; encoded by the coding sequence ATGTTACCTAACCACACCTTTTATACCTCTCACGAATCGGAACCTCTCCGAAACCTCGTGGTACTGGGTTCAACCGGTTCCATTGGTACACAAACCCTTGAAATTGCCTGCCTCTTTCCGGAGAACATTCGTATTGTAGCGCTTACGGCGGGGAAAAATGCGGATCTCCTCATTCGGCAAGCCCAACAGTTTAAGCCAAAATTGGTGGTCATCGGGGATGAAACGCAGTATGCATACGTTCGTGAAGCCCTACATGGAACGCCCACCAGGGTGGCAACTGGCGCCGAAGGGATCGAAGAAGCTGCAATCCATCCGGATGCAAATTTGGTGGTGGCAGCCATGGTCGGCTATGCGGGTTTGGCACCAACGATTGCTGCGATGAAAGCCGGAAAAGATATTGCCCTTGCCAATAAAGAAACCTTGGTGGTGGCCGGCAAACTAATTGCAGAACTGGCCCGACAAACGGGAACCGCTGTATTACCTGTGGATTCCGAACACTCCGCAATTTTTCAATGCCTGTTGGGTGAGCCTGAAAAAGCGGTAGAAACCTTAATCCTGACGGCCTCTGGAGGCCCCTTTCGGACACGCTCCGCCTCCGACTTTGCCACCATCACCAAAGCCGAAGCCTTAAAACACCCAAACTGGGACATGGGGGCAAAAATCACCATAGACTCCGCAACCATGATGAACAAGGGGCTGGAAGTGATTGAAGCCCGGTGGCTGTTTGATATTGAACCTGAAAAAATTCAAGTAGTAGTGCATCCACAATCCATTATCCATTCGATGGTCTTGTTTTGTGATGGCTCTACGAAGGCCCAACTTGGCGTACCAGATATGAAAGTACCCATTCAATATGCCCTGACCTACCCCCGACGTTGGGCGGCACCACATGAACGGCTTAACTGGTCTCAGATTCGGTCGTTGGAATTTGAAACCCCAGATTTTGATAAGTTCCCATCCCTCCGTTTGGCATTCGAGAGCCTAGACAGGGGAGGCGTGGCCCCGGCAGTGCTCAATGCGGCTAACGAGGTGGCAGTGGGGTTGTTCTTACAAGAAACCATTCGTTTTGCCGATATTCCAGCCCTTGTGGAAAAAGCCCTTGGACGGATCCAGCATGAGGGAGGCATAGATTTAGACGTGCTTCGGTCTGTGGATTCTGAAACAAGACGTTTTGTTGGGGAACTTGTTTAG
- a CDS encoding isoprenyl transferase yields the protein METEVIRLSKTEQTIEDRNRQHSLKKQGEIPEHIAIIMDGNGRWAKKQGWKRVFGHREGIHSVRDITEASAQLGVKFLTLYTFSAENWNRPQEEVRALMELLVTTIRKEVPVLDENNIRVNTIGDREALPPLARREMDEAMQITAKNTGMTLTLALSYSGRQEIVEAARNIAKKVSNGMLSAEAITTDILAQHLYTATIPDPSLMIRTGGEMRVSNFLLWQIAYTEFYITDTYWPDFRRAELYQAVAEYQQRDRRFGGVKT from the coding sequence ATGGAAACCGAAGTTATTCGTCTCTCTAAGACAGAACAGACCATAGAAGACCGGAATCGTCAGCATTCTCTTAAGAAACAGGGTGAAATTCCGGAACACATCGCCATTATTATGGATGGAAATGGGCGATGGGCAAAAAAACAAGGTTGGAAGCGTGTGTTTGGGCATCGGGAAGGCATTCACTCCGTTCGCGACATCACCGAAGCGTCTGCGCAATTGGGGGTAAAATTCCTAACCCTATATACCTTTAGTGCCGAAAATTGGAACCGTCCGCAAGAAGAAGTGAGGGCATTAATGGAATTGCTTGTTACAACAATCCGTAAAGAGGTTCCTGTTTTGGATGAGAACAATATCCGTGTCAATACCATCGGAGACAGAGAGGCATTACCTCCTCTGGCCCGACGGGAAATGGACGAAGCCATGCAGATTACCGCAAAAAATACAGGTATGACACTAACCCTTGCACTTTCTTATAGCGGAAGGCAAGAAATTGTAGAAGCGGCTCGTAACATAGCAAAAAAAGTGTCTAACGGCATGTTGTCTGCCGAGGCTATTACGACTGATATTCTAGCACAACACCTGTACACCGCCACAATACCAGATCCATCCCTTATGATTCGCACAGGAGGGGAAATGCGTGTGTCCAACTTTTTGTTATGGCAAATTGCCTATACGGAATTTTATATCACGGATACCTATTGGCCAGATTTTCGGCGGGCTGAGCTATACCAGGCGGTGGCCGAGTATCAGCAGCGCGATCGGCGCTTTGGTGGAGTGAAAACCTAA
- the bamA gene encoding outer membrane protein assembly factor BamA: MFRILSSLILTFCLLINLVHAQTTQPEPKYRILGITVEGASDENTRRVVSQSSGLAVGQEVTIPGDEKFSDAVRRLYRLGSFSDISVVAERIIDQGAYLVIRVKDEPLLGEYAITGVRKSQNDELRKKIDLLRGRPVKPADVAVARQRILDHFQAKGNSLVKVEVETKMGDDGRKNLTFKVERGPTLEVKQIEIVGNESISSARIKRKMKDVKEDKWWRFFKKNTFNRDKFDEALTKVVGMYTERGFYAAHVVKDSVFVFRDEKGKPGMKVRYVLNEGPKYHIRKIDWNGNTVYTDDQLSVALGLQKGQPYNSKRLEQNLYMTKEGSDVSSLYMNRGYMQFRVMPEVLQVPGDSLDLVFDLFEGDVFRFGQINIAGNSKTKDHVVRRELNTVPGSIFSRSDLIDSLNRLSQLKYFDQQKLYGADAIGQNIDPEKKTVDITYNLAEVSTDQLQFSGGWGGSTVGLILQLGVTFNNFSIQNTFNKKAWKPLPAGDGQQFAVSVQASGRSYQSGSISFTEPWFRGKPRPIGLSVSYNRYNLNALRYSSYYGLPIEQEETTDKREFSTISAQGSYGLRLAWPDPYFQTSSALAYRRYNVNFTGVTSYYGLPVGINQEVSFTQSLSRDTRFPAIFPREGSSAVLSVSVAPPISNFIQYHKWNFKSNYLIPITGGLSFSASADFSYVGSLNSKKPNFGLYQVGGGPMDSQYNYDFGTERVFLRGYPLSTITLFQSDGSRIGGSLLNKYTTELRLLAVRSQQFTLEPYVFFDAANVYDGFAAWSPSSLYRSLGVGGRIFLPILGMVEVSYGRNLDPFIDGTSMNKGSWRPQFTIGGSF; the protein is encoded by the coding sequence ATGTTCAGAATTTTAAGTAGTTTAATACTAACCTTTTGTTTATTGATCAATTTGGTTCATGCCCAAACGACCCAACCAGAACCGAAATATCGCATTCTGGGCATTACCGTTGAAGGGGCTTCCGACGAGAATACCCGTCGGGTGGTGTCTCAGTCGAGTGGTCTTGCAGTAGGGCAAGAGGTCACCATTCCCGGAGACGAAAAGTTTTCGGATGCGGTTAGAAGGTTATATCGTCTGGGATCTTTTTCCGATATTTCGGTGGTGGCAGAACGGATCATTGATCAGGGTGCCTACTTGGTCATTCGGGTTAAGGATGAGCCGTTATTGGGGGAATATGCAATTACGGGTGTCCGAAAGTCCCAGAATGACGAACTCCGCAAGAAAATTGATTTATTACGAGGCAGACCTGTTAAGCCTGCGGATGTTGCCGTTGCTCGTCAACGCATTTTGGACCATTTTCAAGCCAAGGGAAACAGCTTGGTAAAAGTGGAGGTGGAAACCAAAATGGGTGATGATGGACGGAAAAACCTAACATTTAAGGTTGAACGTGGCCCCACATTGGAGGTCAAACAAATTGAAATCGTTGGGAATGAGTCCATTTCAAGCGCCCGCATCAAACGTAAAATGAAAGACGTGAAGGAAGATAAGTGGTGGCGCTTTTTTAAAAAAAATACGTTTAACCGTGATAAGTTCGATGAAGCCCTTACTAAAGTGGTGGGAATGTACACCGAAAGAGGGTTTTATGCTGCTCATGTCGTGAAAGATTCCGTGTTTGTCTTTAGAGATGAAAAAGGAAAACCAGGCATGAAAGTTCGTTACGTACTGAATGAAGGTCCAAAATACCACATCCGTAAAATTGATTGGAACGGCAATACCGTTTATACCGATGATCAACTCTCCGTTGCATTGGGTCTTCAGAAAGGACAACCTTATAATTCTAAACGGTTGGAACAAAACCTGTATATGACCAAAGAAGGGTCCGATGTTTCCAGCCTTTATATGAACCGAGGATACATGCAATTCCGTGTGATGCCAGAGGTTTTACAAGTCCCGGGTGATTCATTGGATCTGGTGTTTGATCTCTTCGAGGGGGATGTATTTCGGTTCGGGCAAATTAATATTGCGGGCAATTCTAAGACGAAAGACCACGTAGTCCGCCGCGAACTCAATACCGTTCCCGGCTCCATCTTTAGCCGTAGTGACCTGATAGACAGCCTAAACCGTCTGTCTCAACTCAAGTACTTTGACCAGCAAAAATTGTATGGGGCCGATGCCATTGGTCAAAATATTGATCCCGAAAAAAAGACGGTGGACATTACATATAATCTGGCAGAGGTCAGTACAGATCAACTTCAGTTTTCTGGCGGCTGGGGAGGTTCTACGGTGGGGCTTATCCTCCAACTGGGAGTGACCTTTAATAATTTTTCTATTCAGAATACCTTTAATAAAAAGGCATGGAAACCGCTCCCTGCCGGAGATGGTCAGCAGTTTGCCGTCAGTGTTCAAGCAAGTGGTCGTTCTTATCAAAGTGGTAGCATTTCGTTTACAGAACCTTGGTTTCGTGGCAAACCACGTCCTATCGGTTTGTCGGTTTCTTATAACCGGTATAACCTAAATGCCTTACGCTATAGCAGCTACTATGGCCTTCCGATTGAGCAAGAGGAAACAACCGATAAACGGGAATTCTCAACGATTTCGGCCCAAGGGTCTTATGGACTTCGTTTGGCTTGGCCTGATCCTTACTTCCAGACTTCTTCCGCATTGGCGTATCGGCGGTATAACGTAAATTTCACCGGGGTAACGTCCTATTATGGATTACCTGTGGGCATTAATCAAGAGGTCTCTTTTACCCAGAGTCTGTCGCGAGATACACGGTTTCCAGCCATTTTCCCAAGAGAAGGCTCTAGTGCCGTCCTTTCGGTCTCCGTTGCACCGCCAATCTCTAATTTTATTCAGTACCACAAATGGAATTTTAAAAGCAATTACCTGATTCCCATAACCGGAGGTCTTTCTTTTTCGGCCAGTGCAGACTTTAGCTATGTGGGTTCACTAAATAGCAAAAAGCCGAACTTCGGCCTCTATCAAGTGGGTGGAGGGCCAATGGATTCACAGTATAATTATGATTTTGGGACGGAACGGGTGTTTTTACGGGGGTATCCTCTTTCCACAATCACACTGTTTCAATCGGACGGCTCACGAATTGGCGGAAGTTTATTAAACAAATACACCACCGAGTTGCGCCTTTTGGCTGTTCGCTCGCAGCAATTTACGCTTGAGCCATATGTGTTTTTTGATGCGGCCAATGTATATGATGGATTCGCCGCATGGAGCCCGTCCAGTTTGTACCGCTCTCTCGGAGTAGGTGGGCGGATATTTTTACCAATTCTTGGCATGGTGGAAGTTAGCTATGGGCGTAACCTTGATCCGTTTATTGATGGAACCAGCATGAATAAAGGAAGTTGGAGGCCTCAATTCACGATTGGTGGAAGTTTTTAA
- a CDS encoding OmpH family outer membrane protein produces MKKSIFLIAFIALVWNTDSVLAQQKIAYIRSEFILGKLPEYASVQQKLDRLTQDWEGELRRKKQENDELFREYQARELLYTPENRNAKRQEIIEKERVLEDLRRRYFGPEGELFKQQEGLMKPIQERVLTAVEKVAQRDGYDYVFDKNGDFVFVFTKDQFDLSELVLKELGIDLRNINAQPRPNRD; encoded by the coding sequence ATGAAGAAAAGTATCTTCCTTATCGCGTTTATCGCACTTGTCTGGAACACGGATAGCGTTTTGGCACAACAAAAAATTGCGTACATTCGCTCCGAGTTCATTCTTGGTAAATTACCGGAATATGCCAGTGTGCAACAAAAATTAGATCGCCTAACCCAAGACTGGGAAGGAGAACTACGCCGTAAAAAGCAAGAAAATGACGAGCTATTCCGTGAATATCAGGCGCGAGAGCTATTATACACCCCCGAAAACCGAAATGCCAAACGCCAAGAAATCATCGAAAAGGAACGGGTACTCGAAGACCTGAGACGTCGCTATTTTGGACCAGAAGGAGAGTTGTTCAAACAACAAGAAGGCTTGATGAAGCCCATACAAGAGCGTGTGCTTACAGCAGTCGAGAAAGTGGCCCAACGAGATGGCTATGACTATGTATTTGATAAAAATGGCGACTTTGTATTTGTCTTTACGAAAGATCAGTTCGACCTGAGCGAACTTGTTTTGAAAGAACTGGGGATAGATTTGCGTAATATCAATGCACAGCCTCGCCCTAACCGAGACTGA